Proteins encoded by one window of Cylindrospermum stagnale PCC 7417:
- a CDS encoding CHAT domain-containing protein: MLRWLSQCFDRFLKHPFDSQQTHSLNAAGIHKVVEAPPELTNADLELLFTQLLEGVYQARGQQWALKYLQRMENRITVERWIDWLLMFGEKLLASPAPNHQLATRMVQLGELGIGKVGELAYDIGIQLLRRNLGKDYGDEEPELLESTEPNENLLDSPGQELVRKLGDRLWFDDSEEVTITTADHLAFEENLTANLEFVEFLAPSEADQIGNLGELIWEDDGEDAETATPETILTPSASSGEETATPEPSLTPPASSGEETRDQSLVNLEPKVAYAIDELLGRLDQSANLVQQLASELAIQKSNNLQSAKKEIIEQPTALVTATTQGQAWFYRGLQQARTGDLLGAIASYDQAIEFQPDISDYWFNRGLTLFHLEYFAEAIANYDQAIALKPDFYKAWYNRGGIQGELGNFEEAIASFDKAIKIKSDYPAAWSSRGLALLKLGLLSEAISSYDQALNLQPQDSENWYYRGVALAVDEQYAEAIASYDRALLIQPDYLEVWIDRGVVLFNLGRWLEAIESWDKALSIQPELYLAWYNRGIALDNLERREEAIASYEQAIAIKSDFHLAWYNQAVALFYLERFEAAIASYDSALQIKLDYWEAWMGRGTAALNLVNSDPSQSLIISTSNPLLNLRGYEGKLASLEAGLTHLRPDTHPEGWGRLHLAIANTHYDQGKKQPTPRDYWTQAIAEYDQALLTLTPEDFPQLHLEVLQSLVKVLIGLGHTAPAQELQQSGIDLWRQLLNEPTRPDESKKQLALKFAGLGQLAVDLTVAAGDLVEAWQIAEQGKNTCSTWLLSGWSDDIYSPNYHSVQQLLNPTTAIVYWHISPAALHTFIIKDQAPSPILLFTPIQDVGATPLERTKFPLPEAVQRLINFENWLEDWHQQYQEYRQQEQETKNNHSWRVDMEKRLVQLKNILNISTITQELEGITQLILIPHRDLYRLPVHALFHLSSSSQEELPSLELNCTITYLPSIQMGVSLKTESLFSWQQQQLLSVEQPNSTGYSPPKFARFASEIVSKMFENSQRIQGSQASKNNVENALFTNKNIFNFTGHSINNFSDPKKSELALADEDKLILEQIYQRTLASYNLFTLWACENASTTNQNINSEYVGLATGLLSRGVPHVVSTIWTVESSASTLVMIEFYRRLQPNKSATTALAEATAWLKELTAVELKTWYEDLLNILHPEDFRTRAYLATQLYRSSKLEPDKKIYNHPYYWAAFTITGKPR, translated from the coding sequence ATGCTCAGGTGGCTATCGCAGTGTTTTGACAGGTTTTTGAAGCATCCCTTTGACAGTCAGCAGACTCATTCTCTAAACGCTGCCGGGATACATAAGGTGGTAGAAGCACCACCTGAACTCACCAATGCGGATTTGGAGCTTTTGTTTACCCAATTGCTAGAAGGGGTGTATCAAGCCAGAGGACAACAGTGGGCGCTGAAGTATTTGCAGCGAATGGAAAATCGCATTACTGTTGAGCGCTGGATAGATTGGCTGCTGATGTTTGGCGAAAAATTGCTAGCTTCACCTGCACCAAATCATCAATTAGCAACGCGAATGGTGCAACTGGGTGAACTGGGAATCGGCAAAGTTGGCGAACTTGCTTACGACATTGGCATCCAGCTTTTGAGGCGAAACTTAGGCAAAGATTATGGAGATGAGGAGCCAGAACTCTTGGAATCCACAGAGCCAAACGAAAACCTGCTAGACTCTCCTGGGCAAGAGTTAGTCCGCAAATTAGGCGATCGCTTATGGTTCGATGATTCCGAAGAAGTTACCATCACCACAGCAGATCACCTTGCCTTTGAAGAAAACTTGACTGCTAACTTAGAGTTTGTAGAATTCCTCGCTCCCTCTGAAGCTGATCAGATCGGCAACTTAGGAGAACTAATTTGGGAAGATGACGGGGAAGACGCCGAAACCGCAACGCCAGAAACTATCCTTACTCCCTCGGCATCTTCAGGAGAAGAAACCGCAACGCCAGAACCTAGCCTTACTCCCCCTGCATCTTCAGGAGAAGAAACCAGGGATCAGTCGTTGGTGAATTTGGAGCCAAAGGTAGCTTACGCCATAGATGAGTTGTTAGGGAGGTTGGATCAAAGTGCCAATTTAGTTCAGCAACTCGCCTCAGAATTGGCAATTCAAAAAAGCAATAATCTACAGTCTGCTAAAAAAGAGATCATTGAGCAACCGACAGCCTTAGTAACTGCGACTACCCAAGGGCAAGCATGGTTTTACCGAGGTCTTCAGCAAGCTAGAACAGGGGATTTATTAGGTGCGATCGCGTCTTATGACCAAGCGATTGAATTTCAGCCCGATATCTCTGATTACTGGTTTAACCGGGGCTTGACACTATTTCATTTAGAATATTTTGCGGAAGCGATCGCCAATTATGACCAAGCCATCGCACTGAAACCGGACTTCTACAAAGCTTGGTACAATCGCGGGGGAATTCAGGGAGAGTTAGGCAACTTTGAGGAAGCGATCGCCTCCTTCGACAAGGCGATTAAAATCAAGTCAGACTATCCAGCAGCTTGGTCTAGCCGGGGTTTGGCGCTGCTCAAGTTAGGATTGTTATCGGAAGCAATTTCCAGTTATGACCAAGCTTTAAATCTGCAACCACAAGATTCAGAGAACTGGTATTACCGAGGGGTAGCCCTGGCTGTAGACGAGCAATATGCAGAAGCGATCGCCTCCTATGACCGAGCACTTTTAATTCAACCCGACTACTTAGAAGTTTGGATTGACCGGGGTGTGGTGTTATTTAATTTAGGACGCTGGTTAGAGGCTATTGAATCTTGGGATAAAGCACTTTCAATTCAACCAGAACTTTACCTAGCCTGGTATAACCGAGGTATCGCCTTAGATAACTTAGAACGGCGCGAAGAAGCGATCGCCTCCTATGAACAAGCGATCGCCATTAAATCTGATTTCCACCTTGCTTGGTATAACCAAGCAGTAGCACTGTTTTATTTAGAACGATTTGAAGCAGCGATCGCCTCCTACGACAGCGCCTTACAAATCAAACTCGACTACTGGGAAGCTTGGATGGGTAGAGGTACAGCCGCTCTTAATTTAGTTAATTCTGACCCATCTCAAAGTTTAATTATTAGTACATCCAATCCCCTCCTGAACTTGAGAGGCTATGAAGGAAAATTAGCCAGCTTAGAAGCAGGGTTAACACATCTGCGCCCAGATACCCACCCAGAAGGTTGGGGTAGATTACATTTAGCGATCGCTAATACTCACTACGACCAAGGAAAAAAACAGCCCACACCCCGCGATTATTGGACTCAAGCCATAGCTGAATATGATCAGGCATTGTTAACCCTCACACCAGAAGACTTTCCCCAATTGCATCTAGAAGTCTTGCAATCCCTTGTCAAAGTACTCATCGGCTTAGGACATACAGCACCAGCACAAGAATTACAGCAAAGCGGCATAGATTTATGGCGACAATTACTCAATGAACCAACTCGCCCTGATGAAAGCAAAAAACAGTTAGCACTCAAATTTGCAGGTTTGGGGCAATTAGCAGTTGATTTAACCGTCGCTGCTGGTGATTTAGTAGAAGCTTGGCAAATCGCCGAACAGGGAAAAAATACCTGTTCAACTTGGCTACTTTCTGGTTGGAGTGATGATATTTACTCCCCCAACTATCACTCAGTTCAACAACTGCTCAATCCTACAACAGCAATTGTTTACTGGCATATCAGCCCCGCCGCCTTACACACTTTTATTATCAAAGACCAAGCCCCATCACCCATCTTGTTGTTTACGCCCATACAAGATGTTGGCGCAACACCCTTAGAGAGAACCAAATTTCCCCTACCCGAAGCAGTTCAACGCTTAATTAACTTTGAAAATTGGTTGGAAGATTGGCATCAACAATACCAGGAATATCGCCAGCAAGAACAAGAAACAAAAAACAACCATTCCTGGCGAGTGGATATGGAAAAAAGGTTGGTGCAGTTAAAAAATATCCTGAATATTTCCACCATTACTCAAGAACTCGAAGGCATCACCCAACTGATTTTAATTCCCCACCGTGACTTGTACAGATTACCTGTTCATGCACTTTTTCATCTTTCTTCCTCCTCTCAAGAAGAGTTACCAAGTTTAGAATTGAATTGCACCATTACCTATCTGCCTAGCATCCAAATGGGGGTGAGCTTAAAAACAGAGTCATTATTCTCTTGGCAGCAGCAGCAATTACTCAGCGTAGAACAGCCCAACAGTACAGGTTATTCCCCGCCAAAGTTTGCCAGATTTGCCTCAGAAATTGTCAGTAAAATGTTTGAGAATTCCCAACGCATCCAGGGTTCACAAGCAAGTAAAAATAATGTAGAAAATGCCTTATTTACAAATAAAAATATATTTAATTTTACGGGTCATAGCATCAATAATTTCAGTGATCCAAAAAAATCAGAATTGGCATTAGCCGATGAAGACAAGCTTATCCTAGAACAAATCTACCAACGCACTCTAGCAAGTTATAACTTATTTACCCTCTGGGCTTGTGAAAATGCCAGTACTACCAACCAGAACATCAATAGTGAATATGTGGGTTTAGCTACTGGTTTGCTGAGTCGTGGAGTTCCCCATGTAGTCAGCACAATCTGGACTGTAGAATCATCTGCTAGTACTTTGGTAATGATAGAATTTTACCGACGACTACAACCAAATAAATCAGCAACTACAGCCTTAGCTGAAGCGACAGCATGGCTAAAAGAGCTAACTGCGGTAGAACTGAAAACATGGTATGAAGATTTATTGAATATTTTGCATCCAGAGGATTTTAGAACCAGAGCTTATTTAGCCACACAACTGTATAGAAGTAGTAAATTAGAACCCGATAAAAAGATTTATAATCATCCTTACTACTGGGCAGCATTCACAATCACAGGTAAGCCAAGATAA
- the dnaX gene encoding DNA polymerase III subunit gamma/tau has translation MSYEPLHHKYRPKSFAELVGQEAIATTLTNAIASAKIAPAYLFTGPRGTGKTSSARILAKSLNCLKGDKPTADPCGICDVCQGITKGYSTDVIEIDAASNTGVDNIRELIERAQFAPMQCRYKVYVIDECLTGDSLVLTNEGLVRIDDPNIKGSKVLSYNDSLDKWEFKQVVRWLDQGERQTLVIKTTNREIRCTGNHLIRTDQGWIPAKAVKEGVKILSPANVDAALSFTNLVSMDEPGDLLADTSLKAIPTGKKPTTLNLSLNKLNYSDLSVLADVGKSLIGWQTSNNIPSPQWITSLEVVESVHLAGVEQVYDIEVEDNHNFVANGLLVHNCHMLSTQAFNALLKTLEEPPKHVVFVLATTDPQRVLPTIISRCQRFDFRRIQIEAMVKHLSAIAKIENIQIAAEAVTLIAQISQGGLRDAESLLDQLALLSGEVSPDSVWDLVGSVSERDLLELLSAIAQDHAEVVLDYTRKILDRGREPLTILQNLAAFYRDLLIAKTAPNRHDLVACTQQTWTALVELAQKLDMKIILAGQQHLRTAEVQIKNTTQPRLWLEVTLLGLLPSATNIQPQTPSISQRVNTPAVSSSYPPAVAQNHQVAASLTNYPPTNHNPPAVAQNHQVSATPTNQNLAANSVSPPTPEPVSVPVPPAIIEPVIPVLPSTEYTQVWQQVRGNIQQFSTQALLGQMCHLIEFDGAVARIGVQPKWYEKVKSYLPIITAAFQQTFQREVRVNLEQGTAATPTSAKTPPPSKDSNRVQQLATPSYERQMPPLTPQPIPQPIPQPTPQPTPAKIESVATNTGIVQTLPPPQQPLTPVANYQNEEVEGAAKRLAKFFDGQIIRLSHDAIDYSETVTVPDSVYESEIDDDW, from the coding sequence ATGTCTTACGAACCGCTGCACCACAAGTATCGCCCAAAGAGTTTTGCTGAACTGGTGGGACAAGAGGCGATCGCTACTACCCTCACAAACGCGATCGCCAGCGCGAAAATTGCCCCTGCCTATTTATTCACTGGCCCCAGAGGTACGGGTAAAACTTCTAGCGCCCGGATTTTGGCAAAATCTCTTAATTGCCTCAAAGGTGACAAACCTACTGCTGACCCCTGCGGCATCTGTGATGTTTGTCAGGGAATCACCAAGGGCTATTCTACAGATGTGATTGAAATCGACGCTGCCAGCAACACTGGTGTCGATAATATCCGCGAACTGATTGAACGGGCGCAGTTTGCCCCTATGCAGTGTCGCTATAAGGTTTATGTGATTGATGAATGCCTAACTGGAGATTCCTTAGTTTTGACTAATGAGGGACTTGTCCGAATCGATGACCCTAATATCAAAGGATCTAAGGTTCTTAGTTACAATGACTCATTAGACAAGTGGGAATTTAAGCAGGTTGTTCGGTGGTTAGACCAAGGAGAACGGCAAACTCTTGTTATCAAGACAACTAACCGAGAAATTAGATGTACAGGTAATCATTTAATCAGGACAGACCAGGGATGGATACCAGCAAAAGCCGTAAAAGAAGGAGTGAAGATACTATCCCCTGCCAATGTGGATGCGGCACTTTCATTTACAAATTTGGTGTCGATGGACGAACCCGGAGATTTGTTAGCGGACACCAGTTTAAAGGCAATACCTACGGGCAAAAAACCTACAACCCTGAATCTATCCTTAAACAAGCTGAATTACTCCGACCTCTCTGTGCTTGCGGATGTGGGGAAAAGCTTGATTGGCTGGCAGACCTCAAACAATATTCCATCCCCACAATGGATTACAAGTTTGGAAGTGGTCGAATCTGTTCACCTCGCTGGAGTTGAGCAAGTTTACGATATTGAAGTTGAGGATAATCATAATTTTGTAGCTAATGGGCTTTTAGTGCATAACTGCCATATGCTCAGTACCCAGGCATTCAACGCGCTACTAAAAACTCTGGAGGAACCACCGAAACACGTAGTCTTTGTCTTGGCGACAACTGACCCACAGCGAGTATTGCCGACGATTATTTCTCGCTGTCAAAGGTTCGATTTTAGACGGATTCAAATAGAGGCGATGGTCAAGCATTTAAGTGCGATCGCTAAAATAGAAAATATTCAGATTGCAGCAGAAGCCGTCACCTTGATAGCCCAAATTTCTCAGGGAGGATTGCGGGATGCCGAAAGTCTACTTGACCAATTAGCTTTGTTATCGGGGGAAGTATCACCAGATAGCGTTTGGGATTTAGTCGGTTCGGTAAGTGAACGGGATTTGCTAGAACTGTTAAGTGCGATCGCTCAAGATCATGCCGAAGTTGTTCTGGACTACACCCGCAAAATCCTCGACCGTGGACGAGAACCTTTAACTATTCTCCAAAATCTCGCCGCATTCTACCGCGATTTGCTGATTGCTAAAACCGCACCTAACCGCCACGACTTGGTTGCTTGTACTCAGCAAACTTGGACAGCGCTGGTAGAGTTAGCCCAAAAGTTGGACATGAAAATAATTTTGGCTGGACAGCAACACCTGCGAACAGCAGAAGTGCAAATTAAAAACACAACCCAGCCGCGTTTGTGGTTAGAGGTAACATTACTCGGATTGTTACCCAGTGCGACGAATATTCAACCACAAACCCCAAGTATCTCACAGCGAGTGAACACACCTGCTGTATCTTCAAGCTATCCTCCAGCAGTAGCCCAAAATCACCAAGTTGCTGCATCGCTAACAAATTATCCACCAACAAATCACAATCCTCCAGCAGTAGCCCAAAATCACCAAGTTTCTGCAACGCCAACAAATCAAAATTTAGCGGCTAACTCAGTTTCACCACCAACCCCAGAACCTGTATCTGTTCCTGTCCCACCTGCAATCATTGAACCAGTAATCCCAGTATTACCCTCAACTGAGTACACTCAAGTTTGGCAACAGGTACGTGGCAATATCCAGCAGTTCTCCACACAAGCTTTACTGGGGCAAATGTGCCATCTCATTGAGTTTGATGGTGCTGTGGCTCGTATTGGTGTTCAACCTAAGTGGTATGAAAAAGTTAAATCTTATCTGCCTATAATTACAGCAGCTTTCCAGCAGACCTTCCAGCGTGAAGTTCGGGTAAATCTAGAACAAGGAACTGCTGCAACTCCTACTTCAGCTAAAACACCCCCTCCATCAAAAGACTCTAATCGCGTTCAGCAGCTAGCTACACCCAGCTACGAAAGGCAAATGCCGCCGCTAACGCCACAACCAATACCACAACCGATACCACAACCAACACCACAACCAACGCCAGCAAAAATCGAGTCAGTGGCAACTAATACAGGAATCGTGCAAACTTTGCCACCACCGCAACAACCGCTAACACCCGTAGCTAATTACCAAAATGAGGAAGTAGAAGGTGCAGCTAAACGGCTAGCAAAATTTTTCGACGGTCAAATCATCCGCCTCTCCCATGATGCAATAGATTACTCTGAAACTGTCACTGTGCCTGATTCAGTATATGAATCAGAAATTGATGATGATTGGTGA
- a CDS encoding glycosyltransferase has protein sequence MPANSWPEKDSSNGSSDPLNSLLSDLSAPDKSVVNTDAVSLPSSRFQGRRGKAALVLSVVWSGTIALHLASWGSIFILGLTTLLGIHALVVVFAKPRHHPKEMQGDLPSVSVLVAAKNEEAVIGKLVKSLCSLEYANGHYEVWIIDDHSTDSTPQLLAELEQEYSQLKVLRRSAQAVGGKSGALNQVLPLTQGEIVAVFDADAQVTPDLLLQVIPLFQKEKVGAVQVRKAIANAAKNFWTKGQMAEMAVDTWFQQQRTAIGGIGELRGNGQFVRRTALASCGGWNEETITDDLDLTIRLHLENWDIECMFYPPVEEEGVTNAIALWHQRNRWAEGGYQRYLDYWDLILKNRMGTRKTWDLLIFMLTMYILPTAAVPDLLMAVARHRPPMLSSVTTLSVSMSVVGMFAGLRRIRQNQEFNVSTYFLMLLQTLRGSLYMLHWLVVMSSTTARISVRPKRLKWVKTVHTGTEKA, from the coding sequence ATGCCAGCGAATTCCTGGCCCGAAAAAGATTCTAGCAATGGAAGCTCTGATCCGCTTAACTCCCTGTTGTCCGACCTATCGGCTCCCGATAAGTCAGTGGTAAATACAGATGCCGTGTCTTTACCATCATCCCGGTTTCAAGGACGTAGAGGCAAAGCCGCTCTAGTTTTGTCTGTAGTCTGGAGCGGTACGATCGCTCTGCATTTAGCTTCTTGGGGTTCCATATTTATACTCGGACTGACAACTCTTTTAGGCATTCATGCCTTGGTGGTTGTGTTTGCTAAACCCCGCCACCATCCTAAAGAAATGCAGGGAGATTTACCCTCTGTATCTGTGTTAGTGGCAGCTAAAAATGAAGAAGCAGTTATTGGCAAATTAGTCAAGAGTCTTTGTAGTCTGGAATATGCCAATGGGCATTACGAAGTCTGGATTATTGACGATCACAGTACCGATAGCACGCCGCAGTTATTAGCAGAACTGGAGCAGGAATACAGCCAACTCAAGGTGCTAAGGCGATCAGCACAAGCTGTGGGCGGTAAATCGGGAGCGTTGAATCAGGTGCTACCGCTGACACAGGGGGAAATCGTTGCCGTATTTGATGCTGATGCCCAGGTGACACCAGACTTATTGCTACAGGTAATACCTTTATTTCAAAAAGAGAAGGTGGGGGCGGTGCAGGTGCGAAAAGCGATCGCCAATGCCGCTAAAAATTTTTGGACTAAGGGACAGATGGCAGAAATGGCTGTGGATACCTGGTTCCAACAACAGCGGACTGCCATTGGTGGTATTGGTGAACTGCGGGGTAATGGTCAATTTGTTCGGCGCACAGCTTTGGCAAGTTGTGGTGGATGGAATGAGGAAACGATCACTGATGATTTGGATTTGACGATCCGCCTACATCTAGAAAACTGGGATATTGAGTGCATGTTCTACCCACCGGTAGAAGAAGAAGGCGTGACAAATGCGATCGCACTCTGGCATCAGCGCAACCGTTGGGCAGAAGGTGGATATCAGCGCTATTTAGATTACTGGGATCTAATTCTCAAAAACCGCATGGGTACGCGGAAAACTTGGGATTTGCTGATATTTATGCTGACGATGTATATCTTGCCTACGGCAGCAGTCCCTGATTTATTAATGGCAGTTGCCCGTCATCGTCCACCAATGTTAAGTTCCGTCACTACTTTGTCGGTATCTATGTCTGTGGTGGGAATGTTTGCTGGTTTAAGGCGGATACGTCAAAATCAGGAATTTAACGTTTCTACTTATTTTCTGATGCTGCTTCAGACTTTGCGTGGCAGTTTATATATGTTGCACTGGTTAGTGGTGATGAGCAGCACTACTGCTCGAATCTCAGTCAGGCCAAAACGCCTGAAATGGGTGAAAACCGTGCATACAGGCACTGAAAAAGCATAA
- the ebsA gene encoding type IV pilus biogenesis protein EbsA, with amino-acid sequence MSIEQLQPVTPQQASVYLPYTQGTKRSFLPYAISLYQKGVLEGHRKIEASDHIPFVATWNVATLPSDLTRCRMQFDGNADLSYEVMLASFEFINCLIELMENYKRYRITDFSQAFYRKLLRIDE; translated from the coding sequence ATGTCTATTGAGCAACTCCAACCCGTTACTCCGCAACAAGCCAGTGTATATTTACCCTACACTCAGGGCACAAAGCGCAGTTTCTTACCCTATGCCATCAGTCTCTATCAAAAAGGCGTGTTGGAAGGACACCGGAAAATAGAAGCCAGTGACCACATTCCCTTCGTCGCCACCTGGAATGTTGCTACCCTGCCCTCAGACTTAACGCGTTGCCGAATGCAGTTTGATGGCAATGCTGATCTGAGTTATGAAGTGATGCTGGCAAGTTTCGAGTTTATTAATTGTTTAATTGAACTTATGGAAAACTATAAACGTTATCGCATCACTGATTTTTCACAAGCTTTCTACCGCAAGCTGCTGCGGATAGATGAATAA
- a CDS encoding phosphotransacetylase family protein, with the protein MPTSAKYLLIGSIETYSGKSATILGLSHQLQQKGLDIAYGKPLGTCLNVSSGTVVEEDVQFITQSLNLPENRVAPTMLALDEVSVQKRLCGEDNINYQQSLIQQYLQMSQGDLVLLEGPGDLAEGKLFGLSLLQMAEALDAAVLLVARYQSLLSVEAILSASQRVGDRLIGVAINEVPREQLEAVNTLLRPFLEQQGIPVLAMLPKSDLLRSVSVGELVKQLNAEVLCRSDRLDLLVESLAIGAMNVNSAVKYFRKRWNMAVVTGGDRVEIQQAALETSTQCLILTGQLPPPAFILNRAEELEIPILSVDLDTLTTVEIVNRTFGQVRVHEMIKVECLRQLMAEHFDTDRLLSQLGLNPAKSLS; encoded by the coding sequence GTGCCAACATCCGCTAAATATTTGCTGATTGGATCAATTGAGACTTACAGCGGTAAATCCGCAACAATTTTAGGTTTGTCTCACCAGCTACAGCAAAAAGGACTGGATATTGCCTACGGCAAACCACTAGGAACTTGTTTGAATGTATCTAGTGGAACTGTGGTCGAAGAAGATGTCCAGTTTATTACTCAAAGCCTCAATCTGCCAGAAAACCGTGTTGCACCGACAATGCTAGCTTTAGACGAAGTCAGTGTGCAAAAACGCTTATGTGGGGAAGATAACATTAATTATCAGCAGTCTCTAATACAGCAGTATTTACAAATGTCCCAAGGAGATTTGGTGCTGTTAGAGGGCCCTGGTGATTTGGCAGAAGGCAAATTGTTTGGCTTGTCTTTACTGCAAATGGCTGAAGCATTGGATGCTGCTGTGCTTTTGGTAGCTCGCTATCAGTCACTACTTTCGGTTGAGGCAATATTGTCTGCTTCACAGCGTGTAGGCGATCGCTTGATTGGTGTTGCCATCAACGAAGTTCCTCGCGAACAACTAGAAGCGGTGAACACTTTGTTGCGCCCGTTTTTAGAACAGCAAGGCATTCCCGTGCTGGCAATGCTACCAAAAAGCGACTTGCTGCGAAGTGTCAGCGTTGGCGAACTCGTCAAGCAGTTAAATGCCGAAGTTCTCTGTCGCAGCGATCGCCTAGATTTATTGGTGGAAAGTCTGGCAATTGGGGCGATGAATGTCAACTCCGCTGTCAAATATTTCCGCAAACGCTGGAATATGGCAGTGGTGACAGGGGGCGATCGCGTCGAAATTCAGCAAGCAGCTTTGGAAACTTCGACCCAATGCCTGATCCTTACCGGACAACTACCACCACCCGCCTTCATTCTAAATCGCGCCGAAGAGCTAGAAATCCCCATTTTGTCCGTTGATCTCGATACCCTGACCACAGTGGAAATTGTTAACCGCACTTTTGGTCAAGTCCGTGTCCACGAAATGATTAAAGTCGAGTGCCTTCGCCAATTGATGGCAGAGCATTTTGATACTGACCGTCTGTTATCTCAGCTAGGGTTAAATCCAGCTAAGTCTTTGTCATAG
- a CDS encoding MAPEG family protein yields MSLSQLPVSAIFLYSIAAAAVLIYLPFLLVAYARVLVGFDLSAPRAMFDKLPPYAQRATWAHQNSFEAFMIFAAAALMAYVTGVNSPMAANAAIAFLTARLLYSIFYILNIPLLRSLMFGIGSFCSGTLIYLSIIQATS; encoded by the coding sequence ATGTCGCTGTCGCAACTCCCTGTATCTGCTATTTTTTTATACTCTATCGCCGCCGCTGCCGTTCTCATTTATCTACCGTTTTTGTTGGTAGCTTATGCTCGTGTGCTTGTTGGGTTTGATCTTTCTGCTCCTCGCGCCATGTTTGATAAATTGCCACCTTATGCCCAACGAGCTACTTGGGCACACCAGAACTCCTTTGAAGCGTTTATGATTTTTGCCGCAGCAGCACTGATGGCTTATGTCACAGGCGTGAATTCTCCTATGGCAGCAAACGCGGCGATCGCATTTCTCACAGCTCGGTTGCTATACTCAATTTTTTATATTTTGAATATACCCCTTTTGCGATCGCTCATGTTTGGCATCGGCTCCTTTTGCTCTGGCACGCTCATCTACCTGAGTATCATCCAAGCAACTAGCTAA
- a CDS encoding YajQ family cyclic di-GMP-binding protein yields the protein MASTYSFDIVSEFDRQELVNTVDQVVRDIKGRYDLKDTQTTVELGEENITINTDSEFTLESVHTVLREKAAKRNLSQKIFDFGKVESASGNRVRQEITLKKGISQELAKQISKLIRDEFKKVQASIQGDAVRVSAKSKDDLQVVMQRVKQEDLPVALQFTNYR from the coding sequence ATGGCTTCTACATATTCCTTTGACATTGTGAGTGAATTTGACCGCCAAGAATTGGTCAATACGGTCGATCAAGTTGTGCGAGACATCAAAGGCCGTTACGACCTTAAAGATACTCAAACGACAGTCGAATTAGGTGAAGAAAACATTACCATTAATACTGACAGCGAGTTTACCTTAGAATCTGTGCACACTGTACTGCGGGAAAAAGCGGCTAAACGTAACCTCTCCCAAAAGATCTTTGATTTTGGCAAAGTTGAATCAGCCAGCGGTAACCGCGTGCGTCAAGAAATCACACTCAAAAAAGGCATCAGCCAGGAACTAGCTAAACAAATTTCCAAATTGATTCGCGACGAATTCAAAAAAGTGCAAGCTTCGATTCAAGGTGATGCTGTTAGGGTTTCAGCTAAATCTAAAGATGATTTGCAAGTTGTTATGCAGCGAGTTAAGCAAGAAGACTTGCCTGTGGCTTTGCAATTTACCAATTATCGTTAA
- a CDS encoding glutathione S-transferase family protein: MLKLYGGARSRASIVHWYLEELKVPYEFIKLDMQAGAHLQPEYLAINPMGKVPAIVDGDFQLWESGAILLYLAEKYGKATHSVEKRAEFSQWVLFANATLATGIFVEANREREMPRLLTPLNEIFGRQPFLLGNEFTVADVAVGSILSYIPMMLKLDLSAYPAILNYLKQLSERSAFQKSLGSRA, encoded by the coding sequence ATGCTAAAGCTTTATGGTGGTGCGCGTAGTCGCGCATCAATTGTCCACTGGTATTTAGAGGAACTAAAAGTTCCCTACGAGTTTATCAAGCTCGATATGCAGGCTGGTGCTCACCTCCAGCCTGAGTATCTGGCAATTAACCCAATGGGTAAAGTGCCGGCAATTGTTGATGGAGATTTCCAGCTTTGGGAATCTGGGGCGATTTTGCTGTATCTTGCAGAAAAGTATGGCAAAGCCACCCATTCTGTTGAAAAACGTGCTGAATTTAGCCAATGGGTATTGTTTGCCAATGCCACCCTGGCTACAGGAATTTTTGTGGAAGCTAATCGGGAGCGAGAAATGCCCCGTTTGTTGACTCCCCTAAATGAAATTTTCGGACGGCAACCTTTCTTGCTAGGTAATGAATTTACAGTTGCCGATGTGGCAGTGGGGTCTATCCTGAGTTATATTCCCATGATGCTGAAGCTAGACCTTAGCGCCTACCCAGCAATCTTAAACTATCTGAAGCAGCTGTCTGAGCGGTCAGCCTTTCAAAAAAGCCTTGGCAGTCGTGCTTAA